The Rhododendron vialii isolate Sample 1 chromosome 8a, ASM3025357v1 genome has a window encoding:
- the LOC131299109 gene encoding uncharacterized protein LOC131299109: MNKQNGMEGLLPFLSLSDSNYVSLYLAEMELKEFLASDESESDEDENDNATEDKPQKKHKKQDMIPLLQSGEDSDEDNEDGQDMEECDLCSAVSTEATQG, encoded by the exons atgaacaaacaaaatgggatggagggactGTTaccttttctttccctttctgaTTCCAATTATGTTTCCCTATATCTGGCCGAAATGGAATTGAAAGAATTTCTGGCTTCTGATGAGAGTGAATCTGACGAAGATGAAAATGACAATGCCACAGAAGACAAACCTCAAAAGAAACATAAGAAACAAGATATGATCCCTCTACTCCAGTCTGGTGAAGATTCTGATGAGGACAATGAAGATGGTCAGGATATGGAG GAGTGCGACTTATGCTCAGCAGTTAGCACAGAAGCAACGCAAGGGTGA